In Ensifer adhaerens, a single window of DNA contains:
- a CDS encoding IS5 family transposase encodes MRYELSDCEWTSIRPLLPNKPRGVRHVNDRRVLNGIFWVLRSGARWRDLPENYGPRTTCYNRFVRWRRAGVWDRIMDALAAGHDAAVQMIDTSVVRVHQHGACIADNSQQDMGRSRGGLTSKIHAVVDSNGLPVHLALTPGEAHDNRLCSVLLSALLPRTMLLADRGYDADWIRELARQQGAWANIPPKRNRKDSICFSPYLYRARNLIERFFNKIKQCRRVATRYDKLAANYLAFVKLASIRIWLRANESAP; translated from the coding sequence ATGCGCTACGAACTCAGCGATTGCGAATGGACCTCCATCAGACCGTTGCTGCCGAACAAGCCGCGCGGCGTTCGGCACGTAAATGACCGTCGCGTGCTCAATGGCATCTTTTGGGTCCTGCGTTCAGGTGCTCGTTGGCGCGACCTGCCGGAGAACTACGGTCCCCGCACGACTTGTTACAATCGCTTCGTAAGGTGGCGGCGGGCTGGCGTCTGGGACCGGATCATGGATGCACTGGCGGCCGGTCATGACGCGGCGGTGCAGATGATCGATACCTCCGTCGTGCGCGTGCACCAGCACGGTGCTTGTATCGCAGATAACTCTCAGCAAGATATGGGTCGCTCACGCGGTGGCCTCACCAGCAAAATTCATGCGGTCGTTGACTCCAATGGTCTGCCGGTCCATCTCGCCCTCACGCCGGGTGAGGCGCATGACAATCGGCTGTGTTCGGTCCTTCTCAGCGCCTTGCTTCCACGAACGATGCTGCTCGCGGATCGGGGATACGACGCGGACTGGATCAGGGAGCTTGCCCGTCAGCAAGGCGCATGGGCGAACATTCCGCCGAAACGCAATCGCAAAGACTCGATCTGCTTCAGCCCGTATCTGTATCGCGCGCGCAACCTGATCGAACGGTTCTTCAACAAGATCAAACAATGTCGGCGTGTTGCGACCCGATACGACAAACTCGCGGCCAACTACCTG